A single Lolium perenne isolate Kyuss_39 chromosome 6, Kyuss_2.0, whole genome shotgun sequence DNA region contains:
- the LOC139832032 gene encoding uncharacterized protein — MESMAEEILRETLLKLPTWDVGRCRCVSRRWHGILTDPSFINRHVEAAHIVSGSSAETLVVTENRGCGIGLEMVVFTPTLDWPVFVCNPITGEKLKIPAPPGIRIYSYLDVYTLGDDIGSWRRHPRKFLNRVVYHILSPPPALVDGKLYVLTEQPGMVPDMLLVIDVASEAHFTYSLPYKFKWGQRVNMHPFDMCGRLCVAVCFLWHSHGQHLLHFWVMQPLGLKDKDGGVLHHVHGSWEQCYTFYMHGSRW; from the exons ATGGAGTCAATGGCAGAGGAGATTCTGCGCGAGACACTGCTGAAGCTGCCTACGTGGGACGTCGGCCGCTGCCGCTGCGTCTCCAGGCGATGGCACGGCATCCTGACCGACCCGTCCTTCATCAACCGACACGTCGAGGCAGCCCACATCGTCTCCGGATCCAGCGCCGAGACGTTAGTCGTCACGGAGAACCGTGGCTGCGGCATCGGCCTCGAGATGGTTGTCTTCACTCCTACATTGG ACTGGCCCGTGTTCGTGTGCAATCCAATCACCGGCGAGAAGCTGAAAATCCCGGCGCCACCCGGTATCAG AATATACAGCTACTTGGACGTTTACACCTTGGGCGATGACATCGGATCGTGGCGGCGCCATCCACGCAAGTTCCTGAATCGCGTGGTATATCACATCCTCTCGCCGCCGCCCGCCCTCGTGGACGGCAAGTTGTATGTGCTGACGGAACAACCGGGCATGGTGCCGGACATGTTGTTGGTGATCGACGTAGCGAGTGAAGCGCATTTCACATACAGCCTACCTTACAAGTTTAAATGGGGACAGAGGGTCAATATGCACCCATTCGACATGTGTGGGCGGTTATGTGTCGCCGTGTGCTTTCTTTGGCACTCCCATGGCCAGCATCTGCTCCACTTCTGGGTCATGCAGCCACTGGGACTCAAAGACAAAGACGGCGGGGTGTTACATCATGTACATGGAAGTTGGGAGCAGTGCTACACCTTCTACATGCATGGATCACGATGGTAA
- the LOC127310870 gene encoding uncharacterized protein, giving the protein MAAVRVADSAAAMAVAVVVLLLLTASAVESAGSSSTVVAGMVFCDQCKDGARGLFDYPLYGARVAIQCGGGDTPMTVRECSTNWFGGFSVRMEGSPDMNRCTARVVHASGHCSDSGAAEPRELTLAFRMLGLALYTVQPLLSQPDKPMDFCPAVPHAPPAPAAVAANAPSSSPPAPPLSVAAPAPVSSPVPPLPPFWRRRPRLLPPIWRRPPTVPQERPALPNPEPQPLPTPPPPSTPPPSQGSACAYDRWAVPEHRCHWKVVTPNTTVAMAFGPLAAQRYGPDMTLREALDGRGDAYRTLLREATAALLNAYYNTPGGPFLYPTTASVIDHLNGALLSSAQRVLIEGARFRRANAGGGGPAGRTKLPCELAPCGTAN; this is encoded by the exons ATGGCGGCTGTTCGCGTGGCCGACAGCGCCGCGGCCATGGCTGTggccgtggtggtgctgctgctgctgacgGCGTCGGCGGTGGAGTCGGCGGGGAGCAGCAGCACGGTCGTCGCCGGCATGGTGTTCTGCGACCAGTGCAAGGACGGCGCCCGTGGCCTCTTCGACTACCCCCTCTACG GTGCGCGCGTTGCGATCCAGTGCGGCGGCGGCGATACCCCCATGACGGTGCGGGAGTGCAGCACCAACTGGTTCGGCGGCTTCTCCGTCCGCATGGAGGGCTCCCCGGACATGAACCGCTGCACGGCGCGCGTCGTCCACGCCAGCGGCCACTGCTCCGACTCCGGCGCCGCCGAGCCGCGGGAGCTCACCCTCGCATTCCGCATGCTTGGCCTCGCACTCTACACCGTCCAGCCGCTCCTCTCCCAGCCCGACAAACCCATGGACTTCTGCCCCGCCGTCCCGCACGCACCTCCCGCTCCGGCCGCGGTTGCCGCCAACGCTCCATCATCTTCGCCACCAGCGCCGCCTCTATCGGTGGCAGCGCCGGCCCCAGTGTCGTCGCCTGTGCCGCCTCTGCCCCCGTTCTGGCGCCGCAGGCCTCGGCTCCTGCCTCCCATCTGGCGCCGCCCGCCTACGGTGCCGCAGGAGCGTCCCGCCCTACCGAACCCAGAGCCCCAACCGCTCCCCACGCCGCCACCACCCTCCACGCCACCTCCATCCCAGGGCTCGGCGTGCGCGTACGACAGGTGGGCGGTGCCAGAGCACCGATGCCACTGGAAGGTGGTGACCCCCAACACCACGGTGGCCATGGCGTTCGGCCCGCTGGCGGCGCAGCGGTACGGCCCGGACATGACCCTGCGCGAGGCGCTCGACGGCCGCGGCGACGCCTACCGTACGCTGCTCCGAGAGGCCACGGCGGCGCTGCTCAACGCCTACTACAACACCCCCGGAGGACCCTTCCTGTACCCGACCACCGCCAGCGTCATCGACCACCTCAACGGCGCGCTCCTCAGCTCCGCCCAGCGCGTGCTCATCGAGGGCGCCCGCTTCCGCCGCGccaacgccggcggcggcgggcctgCCGGACGGACCAAGCTACCGTGCGAGCTTGCGCCATGCGGTACAGCTAACTAG